One window of the Chryseobacterium sp. CY350 genome contains the following:
- a CDS encoding vWA domain-containing protein — protein sequence MTVLKSSFKILLDQLRPQDKVAIVVYAGSAGMVLAPTSAKEKGKITEALDRLYAGGSTAGGAGIELAYKLAQENFVKGGNNRVILATDGDFNVGDSSKGDLETLITEKRKTGIFLTCLGYGMGNYKDNKMETLADKGNGKYAYIDNLQEANKFLGKEFAGNIYTIAKDVKIQIEFNPKYVKSYRLIGYENRKLRNEDFSDDKIDAGELGSGHTVTALYEIISPDSSSEFLPKANKLKYSKASTAQKYGEELATIKFRYKKPAGSKSAEISQVVKNSAVSDAKVSSDFKFASSVAWFGLVLRDSKLIKRKNLNEILNLAKQNKGKDEEGYRAEFIKLVEKYKASKK from the coding sequence ATTACCGTATTAAAATCATCTTTTAAAATTTTATTAGATCAGTTAAGACCTCAGGATAAAGTCGCGATTGTTGTCTATGCAGGAAGTGCAGGAATGGTTTTAGCGCCAACTTCGGCGAAGGAAAAAGGGAAAATTACAGAAGCTTTAGACAGATTATATGCAGGTGGAAGCACTGCTGGAGGAGCCGGAATAGAATTGGCATACAAACTCGCTCAGGAAAATTTTGTGAAAGGTGGAAACAACCGTGTAATTTTGGCAACAGACGGAGATTTTAATGTAGGAGATTCATCAAAAGGTGATCTGGAAACACTGATTACGGAAAAAAGAAAAACAGGCATTTTTCTTACCTGTCTGGGATACGGAATGGGAAATTACAAAGACAATAAAATGGAAACTTTAGCCGATAAAGGCAACGGAAAATATGCTTACATTGATAATCTTCAGGAAGCAAATAAATTTTTAGGAAAAGAGTTTGCCGGAAATATTTATACGATTGCAAAAGATGTTAAGATTCAGATCGAATTCAATCCTAAATATGTAAAATCTTATCGGTTAATCGGATACGAAAACAGGAAACTGAGAAATGAAGACTTTTCAGATGACAAAATTGATGCAGGAGAATTGGGAAGTGGGCATACTGTAACCGCTTTGTATGAAATCATCTCTCCAGATTCCAGCTCCGAATTTCTACCGAAGGCTAATAAATTGAAATATTCAAAAGCTTCAACAGCACAAAAGTACGGCGAAGAACTGGCCACTATAAAATTCCGTTATAAAAAACCTGCGGGATCAAAAAGTGCAGAGATTTCTCAAGTTGTTAAAAATTCTGCTGTTTCAGATGCTAAAGTGAGTTCCGATTTTAAATTTGCATCTTCCGTAGCTTGGTTTGGATTGGTTTTAAGAGATTCTAAACTGATTAAAAGGAAAAACCTCAATGAAATTCTAAATCTGGCAAAACAGAATAAGGGGAAAGATGAAGAAGGGTATCGTGCAGAATTCATTAAGCTTGTAGAAAAATATAAAGCCTCTAAAAAGTAA